A region of the Terriglobia bacterium genome:
GTCAAAACGATGGCATTGCTCGACGGAAGGTTTCGGGCAATCAGGTTGGGAAGCACAAAAATGCCGGACCCGATCACGATGCCGATGATAATCGCCGTGGCGTCCAGCATCCCGAGGCTGCGGAACAATTCAGGCGCGCTTTCGGCTTTTGACTCCACGCTCAGGCTCTCCCAGGCGCCGAGTCAGCAGAGTCCCGGCGCGCGCGGCAACGGCTTCCCTGTCGAACGATATTCTCAACTTCTCGATTCAGTTTGACGCTTGTAATGGGCTGCCTCGACGGGAGTATAATTGGCCCCATGCTACGACGCAAATTCTTCGGCAACCTGATCACTGGAAGCGCAATGACGCCCTTGGCAGGAGCTGCGCAGCTATCGCCTCCGCAGGCGTCGCAGGAACCATATCTTGAGCGCTCCGCTTCGGGCCAGCCGCACAAGGGGAAAGTCCTTCTCGCCGTCCAGGCGCACTCGGATGATGTTCCGCTGATGGCCGCGGGCACGGTGGCCAAGCTCATCGAAGAGGGCTATACGGGCTACCTGGTACGCGCCACCAACGATGACATGGGCGATTCGCCGGGGCTCGGCACCGCGGGAACGATCGGGGAAAACGTGCTTGGCAATGAGCGCGACACTGCGGAGGTGGCGCGGGCACTCGGCTGCAAGCAGCTCTTCGACCTGAACTACGGCAATCATCGGATGGCCAATATTTCGCTGAACGAATTGATCTGCCGGCTGATTCTGATTATCCGGCTGGTGAGGGCCGACACGGTGATCGGCTGGGACCCCTGGGGCCACGATGAAGAGAATCCTGACCATTACATGGTGGCCAGGGGCGTGGAAGCGGCGTGCTGGATGGCAGGCCGTGCGCACGATTACCCCGAGCAATTCGCTGCAGGTCTCCAGCCGAAAGAGGTGCAGGACAAATACTATTTCGCGCGGCGGCCGGAGATCACGCGCGTGGTGGATATCAGCGCGCAGGTCGATAAGAAAGTAGACGCGAACCGAGCCAATCGGGCAAAAGGTCCGGGCGGGCATCTGGGATCACGCCTGCGGGCAAGCCTGGCCAAGCGAAATCTGCGCCTGCCCCTGCTGGGCAATGACGATGGCACCGCCGATCGCAACTACATCAAGGAATTTGTCTTGAGGGAAAACCGCGAGCTGGGCAGTAAGTACGGCGTTGAGTACGCTGAGGTGTTCCACTACATTCCGCCCGGCGCGGCCAGCGCTGACATGGACCCGCGGGTTGCTGCCTACGTCAAAGAGCACGCTGTCCCGTTAAAGTGATCTACATCGGGTGATGTGGATGCGACGTGCAGCCCACCACACCGCCCAACCCATTCATTCACAACTAATAACCGCGGACCGCATCCCGGGCGGTCAGCGCCACTCGCTCGACGCTATGGTGTGGGTCTGGTTGTGTTAGGCTTACCAACATGCGCCCTCAACCTCTAATCGCCGTTACCGATGTTGAAGCAAGCAGCAGATGGTACCAGCGCCTGCTGGGCTGCCAGAGTGGTCATGGCGGGACCGAATACGAGCAGTTGGTCTGCAATAACCGGCTTGTCCTTCAGTTGCACAGGTTCGAAGTCGAACACCATCACGGCCCCATCGGCGATCGCAACGACAAGCCCTATGGAAACGGCGTACTCCTATGGTTCGAGGTGGACGACTT
Encoded here:
- a CDS encoding PIG-L family deacetylase; this translates as MLRRKFFGNLITGSAMTPLAGAAQLSPPQASQEPYLERSASGQPHKGKVLLAVQAHSDDVPLMAAGTVAKLIEEGYTGYLVRATNDDMGDSPGLGTAGTIGENVLGNERDTAEVARALGCKQLFDLNYGNHRMANISLNELICRLILIIRLVRADTVIGWDPWGHDEENPDHYMVARGVEAACWMAGRAHDYPEQFAAGLQPKEVQDKYYFARRPEITRVVDISAQVDKKVDANRANRAKGPGGHLGSRLRASLAKRNLRLPLLGNDDGTADRNYIKEFVLRENRELGSKYGVEYAEVFHYIPPGAASADMDPRVAAYVKEHAVPLK
- a CDS encoding VOC family protein, with the protein product MRPQPLIAVTDVEASSRWYQRLLGCQSGHGGTEYEQLVCNNRLVLQLHRFEVEHHHGPIGDRNDKPYGNGVLLWFEVDDFDAVMERAAEMGVEIIVPKHRNPPDGEGGPNHWECWMRDPDGYIVVVASPYGTAGGTWRPSQ